CGACATTCCCGAGGCTGCCGGTACCCGGACCACCCGTGGCCGGCGCGGCACCGGCCTGTCGGGCATGGTGCTGGCCGAGTTGCGTGCCCTCGCCGCCGAACTCGGCATCAAGGGCACCTCCGGGATGCGCAAGGGCGATCTCATCGCTGCGATCAAGGAACGGCAGGGAGGCGGCTCCGATGCCGCGCCTGCCGCGCAGCCCGCAGCCGCCGAGACGGCTGCACCCACGAAGAACGACGAGGAGCCGGCCGCGCGTCCCGCTCGTGGTCGCCGTGCCCGGAACGCCGAGGCCGCCGCCCCCGAGGCCGCTTCCGCCGAGGCGAATCCCGCCGTCGTCGAGAACGGTTCGTCGGATGCGCCCGCCGAGCAGCCCTCCGGTGAGAACGAGTCCGAGGGTGGCCGCCGCGGCCGCGGCCGCCGCGGTCGTCGGAACGCCGACCAGGGCGAGCAAGGCCAGCAGGCCGAGACCACCGAGTCCGCGGGTGAGGCCCGTCAGGACCGCGACAAGGGCCAGGAGCGCAACGCGGGTGAGGGCGGCCAGTCCCGCCGCGACCGCAATCAGGGCGACCGCAACCAGGGTGACCGCAACCAGAACGAGCGCGGCCAGGACGGTGGCGAGCGTGACGGCGGCCAGGGCCCCCGGGGCGGCCAGGACAACCGTGGCGGAGACGACGAGGAAGGCGGCCGCGGTCGCCGGGGCCGTCGCTTCCGCGAGCGTCGCCGCGGACGCGACCGCGGCGAGAGCGGTTCGGACTCGCGCGAACCCGAGATCCGCGAGGACGACGTCCTGCAGCCGGTCGCCGGCATCCTCGACGTGCTCGACAACTACGCGTTCGTCCGCACCTCCGGCTACCTCGCCGGCCCGAACGACGTGTACGTGTCGATGAACATGGTGCGCAAGAACGGTCTGCGCCGCGGCGACGCCATCACCGGCGCCGTGCGGGTGCCCCGCGAGGGCGAGCAGGGCAACCAGCGCCAGAAGTTCAACCCGCTGGTGCGCCTCGACACCGTCAACGGCCGCGACGTCGAGTCGGCCAAGCGCCGGCCCGAGTTCAACAAGCTCACCCCGCTGTACCCGAACCAGCGCCTGCGCCTCGAGACGCAGCCGAACATCCTCACCACGCGTGTGATCGACCTGGTCATGCCGATCGGCAAGGGCCAGCGCGCGCTGATCGTGTCGCCGCCGAAGGCCGGTAAGACCACCGTCCTGCAGGACATCGCCAACGCGATCGCCGTCAACAACCCCGAGTGCTACCTGATGGTCGTGCTCGTCGACGAGCGCCCCGAAGAGGTCACCGACATGCAGCGTTCGGTGAAGGGCGAGGTCATCGCCTCCACCTTCGACCGGCCGCCGTCGGACCACACCTCGGTCGCCGAGCTCGCCATCGAGCGGGCGAAGCGTCTCGTCGAGATGGGCCAGGACGTCGTCGTGCTGCTCGACTCGATCACCCGTCTCGGCCGCGCGTACAACAACTCGTCGCCGGCCTCCGGCCGCATCCTGTCCGGTGGTGTCGACTCGACCGCGCTGTACCCGCCCAAGCGGTTCCTCGGCGCCGCCCGCAACATCGAGAACGGCGGCTCGCTCACGATCATCGCCACCGCGATGGTCGAGACGGGTTCGACCGGCGACACCGTCATCTTCGAGGAGTTCAAGGGCACCGGTAACGCCGAGCTCAAGCTCGACCGGAAGATCGCCGAGCGCCGGGTGTTCCCGGCGGTCGACGTGAACCCGTCCGGTACCCGCAAGGACGAGCTGCTCATGAGCCCCGACGAGTTCGCGGTGGTGCACAAGCTCCGCCGGGTGCTGTCCGGTCTCGACTCGCAGCAGGCGATCGATCTGCTCATCGATCGGCTCAAGAAGAGCAAGACGAACATCGAGTTCCTCATGCAGGTCGCCAAGACCGCACCGGGGGCACTCGAGGACTGACGTCGGTGCCCCGGGGAATTTCTTCCCGGGGCCCTTCGTTTGGCATAATCGACAGGCTCAGTCCGGCTCCGGTTCACGTCATCGATCCGCGAAGGCGACCCGGCGGCCATGAAAGGGACACCATGAAGTCAGGAATCCACCCCAACTACGTGCCGACGACCGTCGTCTGCGGTTGCGGCAACACGTTCGAGACGCGTAGCACGAAGGAGTCGGGACGGATCACCGTCGAAGTCTGCTCCAACTGCCA
This region of Rhodococcus sp. Z13 genomic DNA includes:
- the rho gene encoding transcription termination factor Rho, translating into MTDTDLIATPALDIPEAAGTRTTRGRRGTGLSGMVLAELRALAAELGIKGTSGMRKGDLIAAIKERQGGGSDAAPAAQPAAAETAAPTKNDEEPAARPARGRRARNAEAAAPEAASAEANPAVVENGSSDAPAEQPSGENESEGGRRGRGRRGRRNADQGEQGQQAETTESAGEARQDRDKGQERNAGEGGQSRRDRNQGDRNQGDRNQNERGQDGGERDGGQGPRGGQDNRGGDDEEGGRGRRGRRFRERRRGRDRGESGSDSREPEIREDDVLQPVAGILDVLDNYAFVRTSGYLAGPNDVYVSMNMVRKNGLRRGDAITGAVRVPREGEQGNQRQKFNPLVRLDTVNGRDVESAKRRPEFNKLTPLYPNQRLRLETQPNILTTRVIDLVMPIGKGQRALIVSPPKAGKTTVLQDIANAIAVNNPECYLMVVLVDERPEEVTDMQRSVKGEVIASTFDRPPSDHTSVAELAIERAKRLVEMGQDVVVLLDSITRLGRAYNNSSPASGRILSGGVDSTALYPPKRFLGAARNIENGGSLTIIATAMVETGSTGDTVIFEEFKGTGNAELKLDRKIAERRVFPAVDVNPSGTRKDELLMSPDEFAVVHKLRRVLSGLDSQQAIDLLIDRLKKSKTNIEFLMQVAKTAPGALED
- the rpmE gene encoding 50S ribosomal protein L31; its protein translation is MKSGIHPNYVPTTVVCGCGNTFETRSTKESGRITVEVCSNCHPFYTGKQKILDTGGRVARFEARYGKRTPKKAAADS